The Providencia rettgeri genome includes a window with the following:
- the emrD gene encoding Multidrug resistance protein D, protein MRKLEHFNLLLMLIALAAVGQMTQTIYVPVIAEIATYFNEPSGAVQQVMAAYLFSYGFSQLVYGPLSDRIGRRPVILTGLTIFLFSTIVAIFAPTLNILTIASGLQGLGTGVAGVMARTMPRDLYKGTALRYANSLLNMGILVSPLLAPMFGGILAHFWGWHACYIFLFILGASVLLSMYRWLPETRPVSPEKHKMIASYRELLSSGSFLSYLSMLVGALAGIAVFEASSGVLMGGVLGLNSITVSILFILPIPAAFFGAWYAGREGKTFYNLMWHSVLICLLAGFMMWIPGWFGIMNTWTLLVPAAVFFFGAGMLFPLATTGAMEPFPYLAGAAGALVGGLQNIGSGVATWVSALLPQNGQFSLGLLMFLMSTLILLCWLPLAKRMNHSERMV, encoded by the coding sequence ATGAGAAAGCTGGAACACTTTAATTTGCTATTAATGCTAATTGCATTGGCAGCGGTCGGTCAAATGACACAAACTATTTATGTTCCTGTCATTGCTGAAATTGCCACTTATTTTAATGAGCCTTCAGGTGCTGTTCAACAAGTAATGGCGGCTTATTTATTTTCTTATGGTTTTTCACAGTTAGTTTATGGGCCATTATCTGACCGAATTGGTCGCAGACCTGTTATTTTAACGGGTTTAACGATTTTCTTATTTTCAACGATTGTGGCGATTTTTGCGCCAACATTAAATATACTCACTATAGCGAGTGGGTTGCAGGGCCTCGGAACGGGTGTTGCTGGTGTGATGGCAAGAACCATGCCTCGTGATCTGTATAAAGGCACAGCGTTACGTTATGCAAATAGTTTATTAAATATGGGTATATTAGTGAGCCCATTATTAGCCCCAATGTTCGGTGGAATATTGGCGCATTTCTGGGGGTGGCATGCTTGTTATATTTTCCTGTTTATCCTAGGTGCTTCTGTATTATTAAGCATGTATCGTTGGTTACCCGAAACGCGTCCTGTTTCACCTGAAAAACATAAAATGATTGCGTCATATCGGGAATTATTATCAAGCGGTTCATTTCTATCTTATTTATCCATGTTAGTCGGCGCGTTAGCTGGGATAGCCGTATTTGAAGCCAGTAGTGGTGTATTAATGGGCGGTGTTTTAGGGCTCAATAGTATTACTGTGAGTATTTTATTTATATTGCCTATTCCTGCTGCTTTCTTTGGTGCTTGGTATGCGGGGCGAGAAGGAAAAACCTTTTATAATTTGATGTGGCACTCCGTTCTTATTTGTCTATTGGCAGGCTTTATGATGTGGATTCCAGGTTGGTTTGGGATTATGAATACCTGGACACTGTTAGTACCTGCAGCGGTATTTTTCTTTGGTGCGGGGATGTTATTTCCCTTAGCAACGACAGGTGCGATGGAGCCCTTCCCTTATTTAGCAGGGGCGGCGGGTGCACTCGTGGGTGGCTTGCAAAATATAGGTTCAGGTGTTGCCACTTGGGTTTCGGCATTATTACCGCAGAACGGGCAGTTTAGCCTTGGGTTACTGATGTTTTTAATGTCAACGCTCATATTATTGTGTTGGTTGCCTTTAGCAAAACGTATGAATCATTCAGAGCGTATGGTTTAA